One Mycolicibacterium crocinum DNA window includes the following coding sequences:
- a CDS encoding nitric oxide reductase activation protein NorD: MSAVTELSDPRAMALERSCAVTAVALSHQRRDGVRLVTGQQRSFGLNATLDYVHVPYPPRPQWTRRILTCAVALQCSPSKERITGYRLSELSARELRALTLVEAGVASGWIASCWPGLIVDIRRALPDLDMLPADMTADEMLERAIALAHRDRQVHVDPLLGGLPLAYTAPNGLSDTLRRTFGRMPWISTQKRMPRPYSVPVGGDGGVRNSNLPPPSRPQDNDADITPEHRPGIPYPEWNAWTKRFMPNHVAVLERSHPGQDRKPIAGSVDLRKWFEEHTHRAMRSRLEDGSDVDVEQYVSHYLDLTTGAAAEPRIFRELSPVSRDVTTALLLDGSSSLGAQGGRIFRLELACADALSRAMNLARERHGVFVFTGNTRHRVEVRCLKDFDDPRFAPPSKLGLTAGGYTRLGAPLRHLTSRLLAQPSERRLLIVIGDGLISDEGYEGRYAWADTAHAVEEANDAGVSVYYVGVGPTRVDPLPEVFGPRRSQRIRRVDDLPRVLAHVHRELVTV, from the coding sequence CTGAGCGCCGTGACAGAGCTGTCCGACCCCCGCGCGATGGCGCTCGAACGCAGCTGCGCCGTCACTGCGGTCGCCTTGAGCCACCAACGTCGGGACGGCGTCCGCCTCGTCACCGGACAGCAGCGCAGCTTCGGGCTGAACGCGACACTGGACTACGTCCACGTTCCCTACCCGCCTCGTCCGCAGTGGACCCGCCGCATCCTCACCTGCGCTGTGGCACTGCAATGTTCGCCGTCGAAGGAACGCATAACCGGCTATCGGTTGAGCGAGCTGTCGGCCCGAGAGTTGCGTGCGCTCACGCTCGTCGAGGCCGGTGTCGCATCAGGGTGGATCGCCTCATGCTGGCCGGGCCTGATCGTCGACATACGGCGCGCGCTACCCGACCTCGACATGCTGCCCGCCGACATGACGGCTGACGAGATGCTCGAGCGCGCAATAGCGTTGGCGCACCGGGACAGACAGGTGCACGTCGACCCGTTGCTCGGTGGATTACCGCTGGCCTACACCGCCCCGAACGGGTTGAGCGACACGCTGCGCCGGACATTCGGCCGAATGCCGTGGATATCGACGCAGAAACGTATGCCCCGGCCCTACTCGGTGCCGGTTGGCGGGGACGGTGGCGTCCGAAATTCCAACCTGCCGCCGCCGAGCCGGCCCCAGGACAACGACGCGGACATCACTCCCGAGCATCGGCCCGGGATCCCGTATCCGGAATGGAATGCCTGGACCAAGCGCTTCATGCCCAATCACGTTGCGGTGCTGGAGCGTTCCCACCCCGGCCAGGATCGGAAGCCCATTGCCGGCAGCGTCGATCTGCGGAAGTGGTTCGAAGAGCACACCCATCGGGCCATGAGAAGCCGGCTCGAAGATGGCTCCGACGTCGACGTCGAGCAGTACGTCAGCCACTACCTCGACCTCACCACCGGCGCGGCCGCCGAGCCCCGGATCTTCCGCGAGTTGTCGCCGGTCAGCCGCGACGTCACCACCGCTCTGCTGCTGGACGGCAGCTCGTCTCTCGGAGCTCAGGGCGGCCGGATCTTCCGACTCGAATTGGCCTGCGCCGATGCGCTATCGCGGGCGATGAACCTCGCCAGGGAGCGCCACGGCGTGTTCGTCTTCACCGGCAACACCCGACACCGCGTCGAGGTGCGGTGCCTCAAGGACTTCGACGACCCACGGTTCGCGCCACCCAGCAAGCTGGGCCTGACGGCCGGCGGTTACACCCGCCTCGGCGCACCGTTGCGGCACTTGACAAGTCGGCTCCTGGCACAGCCCTCGGAACGGCGCCTGCTCATCGTCATCGGCGATGGCCTGATCTCCGACGAAGGTTACGAGGGTCGCTACGCATGGGCTGACACCGCTCATGCCGTCGAGGAGGCGAACGACGCTGGGGTCTCGGTGTACTACGTCGGCGTCGGCCCGACGCGGGTCGACCCGCTGCCGGAGGTGTTCGGCCCCCGCAGATCGCAGCGGATCCGCCGGGTCGACGATCTGCCCCGGGTGCTCGCCCATGTCCATCGGGAGTTGGTGACCGTATGA
- a CDS encoding histidine phosphatase family protein: MRDHAGVRPLPHRALKALATVVSAVALFLMSALPAWAADSMTLTWVRHGESYGNVAGAGIDTKVPGPELTAVGEAQAAAIADKLKAAGGFDSIYVSDMIRTHQTAAPLVTATGLTPNQEGGFREISAGIFEGSPIDSGLGRIGYFLIPVAWTLGLRSLPIPFGENGNEFEARVNGAIADVIANGDTDPVIFSHGATIMVWTMMNVDNPDIMLMLSHPLGNTAVVVVTGNPEDGWMLQSWDGLEVSQTPSLGGQLFVNARNLIVAPQTAIYNVVQAVKTRDLTKIVAAIRDGVVTVAKAGVDFVKDSVTDIAQAIRGALPGAAAPVVTPLAAKVKSPAAAVTTETVSTGTADVTDGNKAEPTKINAGSSRSSKAAKSDQGASAGKADASAKKGTGSSGRVHKAAA; this comes from the coding sequence ATGCGAGATCACGCAGGCGTTCGGCCATTGCCGCACCGCGCACTGAAAGCACTCGCGACGGTCGTCTCGGCTGTCGCGCTGTTCCTGATGTCGGCGCTGCCCGCCTGGGCCGCCGACTCGATGACGTTGACCTGGGTGCGTCACGGCGAGTCCTACGGCAACGTGGCCGGCGCCGGTATCGACACCAAGGTGCCCGGGCCGGAGCTCACTGCTGTCGGCGAGGCGCAGGCCGCAGCCATCGCGGACAAGCTCAAAGCCGCCGGCGGCTTCGACAGCATCTACGTCTCCGACATGATCCGCACGCACCAGACGGCTGCCCCGCTTGTGACGGCTACCGGGCTGACCCCGAATCAGGAGGGCGGCTTCCGGGAGATCAGCGCAGGCATCTTCGAGGGCTCGCCGATCGACAGCGGTCTCGGCCGCATCGGCTATTTCCTCATTCCGGTGGCCTGGACCCTCGGATTGCGCTCGCTGCCAATTCCTTTCGGCGAGAACGGCAACGAGTTCGAGGCACGCGTGAACGGGGCGATCGCCGACGTCATCGCAAACGGTGACACCGATCCAGTCATCTTCTCGCACGGCGCGACGATCATGGTCTGGACGATGATGAACGTCGACAATCCCGACATCATGCTCATGCTGTCGCACCCGCTCGGTAACACCGCCGTCGTGGTCGTGACCGGTAATCCGGAGGACGGCTGGATGCTGCAGAGCTGGGATGGGCTCGAGGTCAGCCAGACTCCGTCGCTGGGCGGCCAATTGTTCGTCAACGCCCGCAACCTGATCGTGGCGCCGCAAACCGCGATCTACAACGTCGTGCAGGCCGTCAAGACGCGCGACCTCACCAAGATCGTGGCCGCCATCCGCGACGGCGTGGTCACTGTCGCGAAGGCCGGTGTCGACTTCGTCAAGGACTCGGTCACCGATATCGCCCAGGCGATCCGCGGGGCACTGCCCGGCGCGGCAGCTCCCGTCGTCACTCCGCTTGCCGCCAAGGTTAAGTCGCCGGCCGCGGCGGTGACCACCGAAACGGTCTCCACCGGCACCGCCGATGTGACCGACGGCAACAAGGCCGAGCCGACCAAGATCAACGCCGGGTCCAGCCGTTCATCGAAGGCCGCCAAATCGGACCAGGGCGCGAGCGCCGGCAAGGCCGACGCAAGCGCCAAGAAGGGAACCGGCTCCAGCGGCCGAGTGCACAAAGCGGCTGCCTGA
- a CDS encoding MarR family winged helix-turn-helix transcriptional regulator — MADEMALLVADVYELAGLLRRSGEAIAAREGQTQARWQFLSAISGDALTVPQAARRLGVTRQAVQRVANELVDDGLAELVANPDHRTSPLVTLTDDGRGVLARINRGAAVQNARLAQAAGVEAVRSARRAVRRLTAALQG, encoded by the coding sequence ATGGCCGACGAAATGGCTCTTCTCGTCGCTGACGTGTACGAGCTTGCCGGTCTATTGCGGCGTTCAGGGGAGGCGATCGCGGCCCGCGAAGGGCAGACGCAGGCGCGATGGCAATTCCTCAGCGCGATCTCCGGCGACGCGCTCACGGTTCCGCAGGCGGCTCGCCGCCTCGGCGTGACGAGGCAGGCCGTTCAGCGGGTCGCGAACGAACTGGTTGACGACGGACTCGCCGAACTGGTGGCCAACCCCGATCACCGAACATCCCCGCTGGTGACCTTGACGGACGACGGCCGCGGTGTGCTGGCCCGTATCAACAGAGGCGCCGCGGTCCAGAACGCGCGACTGGCTCAGGCTGCCGGGGTTGAGGCGGTCAGGTCCGCCCGCCGTGCCGTGCGTCGCCTCACCGCGGCCCTGCAGGGTTAG
- a CDS encoding DUF1398 family protein — protein sequence MRNLDTALRDAVANRPATQGFPYLAETLRRAGVRTTTWWLPAMQSCYETELGPVVVQSPPLFDGMADIPPFDDAALMAALRDDQTGQTTFPQFAEAAWRAGVVRWVVALDERTCTYFSSGDQIYVEQYAAVDLPLR from the coding sequence ATGCGGAATCTCGACACAGCCCTGCGTGACGCGGTCGCCAACCGTCCTGCCACACAGGGATTCCCGTACCTCGCCGAGACATTGCGCCGAGCCGGAGTCCGCACGACTACCTGGTGGTTGCCCGCGATGCAGAGCTGCTACGAGACCGAGCTCGGCCCTGTCGTCGTCCAGTCCCCTCCCCTGTTCGACGGCATGGCCGACATCCCGCCCTTCGACGATGCCGCCCTCATGGCAGCGCTCCGCGACGATCAGACCGGGCAGACGACCTTTCCGCAGTTCGCCGAGGCGGCATGGCGGGCAGGGGTGGTGCGCTGGGTGGTCGCCCTCGATGAACGCACGTGCACATACTTCAGCTCGGGAGATCAGATCTACGTCGAACAGTATGCGGCCGTGGATCTTCCGCTCAGGTGA
- a CDS encoding TetR/AcrR family transcriptional regulator: MARKGWGGSPPADDAEARKRIIDTALRLVETRGAAQTTMSDIADVLGITRRTVYRYFTGTDELFTAAAEAALDGFVTQIDRVVADMDVTSQLVEVVAYIIERLPQQPQLALLLANDRSNIFSRAMLTRDVIARCRAILHHAQIDWDHLGFDDAMIDELIEFLLRIIQSMVIAPPDPPRSAADLRAYLHRWIGPALTGSR, encoded by the coding sequence ATGGCACGAAAGGGTTGGGGCGGATCACCGCCCGCGGATGACGCCGAAGCGCGTAAGCGGATCATCGACACCGCACTGCGCCTGGTCGAAACGCGGGGTGCGGCTCAGACCACGATGTCCGACATCGCCGACGTCCTGGGCATCACCCGTCGCACGGTCTATCGCTATTTCACCGGCACCGACGAGCTGTTCACCGCGGCGGCCGAGGCAGCCCTCGACGGTTTCGTCACCCAGATCGACCGGGTCGTCGCGGACATGGACGTCACCAGCCAGCTCGTCGAGGTCGTCGCCTACATCATCGAGCGGCTGCCCCAGCAACCGCAGCTTGCCCTGCTACTGGCCAACGACCGGTCGAACATTTTCAGCCGGGCGATGCTCACCAGAGATGTGATCGCACGGTGCCGCGCGATCCTGCACCACGCCCAGATCGACTGGGATCATCTCGGCTTCGACGATGCCATGATCGATGAGCTGATCGAGTTCCTGTTGCGCATCATCCAATCCATGGTCATCGCGCCACCGGACCCGCCACGGTCGGCCGCGGACCTACGCGCGTACCTGCATCGGTGGATCGGTCCGGCGCTCACCGGTTCGCGCTGA
- a CDS encoding TetR family transcriptional regulator: MSVADKVSARETKRLQTRERLMGAAIAEFKRSGIAAADVGAIVAAAGVAHGTFFFHFPTKEHVLLELERREEERIAKQFDRYLADSDRDLESTLNEAVRLVMGLERRLGALLFKDFLALHFSQTRPADESKEHPVVVAVAREIERVQQRGHVDPTVIPINSAVFFLLGLYALLTTTHDWPAQRAMIDDYVVRTLRSIESR; encoded by the coding sequence ATGTCGGTGGCAGACAAGGTTTCCGCACGCGAGACGAAGCGGCTCCAAACCAGGGAACGACTCATGGGCGCGGCAATAGCCGAATTCAAGCGATCGGGTATCGCCGCCGCCGATGTCGGCGCTATCGTCGCCGCCGCCGGAGTCGCCCACGGTACGTTCTTCTTCCATTTCCCCACAAAGGAACACGTGCTCCTGGAGTTGGAGCGCCGCGAAGAGGAACGTATCGCCAAGCAATTCGACCGCTATCTGGCAGATTCGGACCGCGATCTGGAGTCGACCCTCAACGAGGCTGTTCGCCTCGTGATGGGCCTGGAGCGCCGACTTGGTGCACTGTTGTTCAAAGACTTTCTGGCATTGCACTTTTCGCAAACCCGCCCCGCTGACGAAAGCAAGGAACACCCCGTCGTCGTCGCGGTGGCCCGGGAGATCGAGCGTGTCCAACAGCGTGGACATGTGGATCCGACGGTGATTCCGATCAACAGCGCCGTGTTTTTCCTCCTCGGCCTCTACGCGTTGTTGACGACCACGCACGACTGGCCGGCGCAACGCGCGATGATCGACGACTACGTGGTGAGAACTCTTCGCAGTATTGAGTCTCGCTAG
- a CDS encoding metal-dependent hydrolase, giving the protein MTALEVRRPKFDFTGDVPWEWNPDNPQFSFFMNATSIIAICFEQMIVAAVQEAAPLITDPEAASEATAFLRQEAQHSSTHRKHVSALIRRYPGLQQTLDAAVADYEHLTRTAPLRFRLAYIADLEATFTPSFKMMLDNEATLFRPGDERVASLLMWHFVEEVEHRSSALIVYDAAIGDSWYRIRALPGVVRHLMGIMRIIADGVNEHVPEADRKVDARTLLPTFGMRQTAMQRLARRRASTPNAFATVPRRERLVAAGRVLLSQTPFHDPADDRLPEFADRWLARWKAGGDVTRWYTGEQVAGEG; this is encoded by the coding sequence ATGACGGCTTTGGAAGTCCGCAGGCCCAAGTTCGACTTCACCGGAGACGTCCCGTGGGAGTGGAATCCGGACAACCCGCAGTTCTCGTTCTTCATGAACGCGACCTCGATCATCGCGATCTGCTTCGAGCAGATGATCGTGGCTGCGGTGCAGGAAGCCGCACCGCTGATCACCGATCCCGAAGCCGCCTCGGAGGCAACGGCCTTCCTGCGTCAGGAAGCTCAGCACTCGAGCACGCATCGCAAGCACGTCTCCGCATTGATCCGCCGGTATCCGGGCCTTCAGCAGACCTTGGATGCTGCCGTCGCCGACTACGAGCACCTCACCAGGACTGCACCGCTGAGGTTCCGTCTGGCCTATATCGCCGACCTGGAAGCCACGTTCACGCCTAGCTTCAAGATGATGCTCGACAACGAGGCGACGCTGTTCCGGCCCGGCGACGAACGGGTGGCGTCGCTGCTGATGTGGCATTTCGTCGAGGAAGTGGAGCATCGCAGTTCGGCGCTGATCGTCTACGACGCTGCGATCGGCGATAGCTGGTATCGGATCAGGGCGCTGCCGGGTGTCGTGCGCCATCTGATGGGCATCATGCGGATCATCGCCGATGGTGTGAACGAGCATGTGCCCGAGGCGGATCGCAAGGTCGATGCCCGCACGCTGTTACCCACATTCGGTATGCGCCAGACGGCGATGCAGCGGCTTGCCCGCAGGAGGGCTTCAACACCGAACGCGTTCGCGACCGTCCCCCGGCGGGAGCGTCTCGTCGCGGCCGGTCGGGTATTGCTGAGCCAGACTCCTTTTCACGACCCGGCCGATGATCGGCTGCCGGAGTTCGCCGACCGGTGGTTGGCGCGGTGGAAAGCCGGCGGTGACGTGACGCGCTGGTATACCGGTGAACAGGTCGCCGGAGAAGGATGA
- a CDS encoding CbbQ/NirQ/NorQ/GpvN family protein, translated as MTETYFSARDEVMLFEQAFRQRVPVMLTGPTGCGKTRLVEHMGLLLGRPVVTISCHDDLTSSDLVGRFMVTGGDVVWTDGPLTWAVKAGAICYLDEVVEARHDSLAVLHSLTDHRRTLYLDRAGEVVRAPAEFMLVCSYNPAYRSSLKELKPSFRQRFATLSMNYLPPDREAEVVVAETGVALPVAQRLVRCAVAIRTAQEAFHFEPPSTRVLVTAAQLIVSGAMKLAAADACILAPLSTDGAISDGLREIAAACLAGADI; from the coding sequence ATGACCGAGACCTACTTCTCCGCGCGCGACGAAGTCATGCTCTTCGAACAGGCTTTCCGCCAACGCGTTCCGGTCATGCTGACCGGTCCCACCGGCTGCGGTAAGACGCGGCTGGTCGAACACATGGGCCTGCTGCTGGGCCGGCCCGTCGTTACGATCAGCTGCCACGACGACCTCACCAGCTCGGACCTCGTCGGCCGGTTCATGGTGACCGGCGGTGACGTCGTGTGGACGGACGGCCCGCTCACCTGGGCCGTGAAAGCCGGGGCCATCTGCTATCTCGACGAGGTGGTGGAGGCACGCCACGACTCGCTCGCGGTCCTGCACTCGCTGACCGATCACCGGCGCACGCTGTACTTGGATCGCGCCGGTGAAGTGGTTCGAGCACCTGCGGAATTCATGCTGGTGTGCTCGTACAACCCCGCATACCGCAGCTCGCTCAAGGAACTGAAACCGTCGTTCCGGCAGCGGTTCGCGACGCTGTCGATGAATTATCTGCCGCCAGATCGGGAGGCGGAGGTGGTCGTCGCCGAGACCGGCGTCGCGCTGCCCGTGGCGCAACGGCTGGTGCGCTGCGCGGTCGCGATCCGCACAGCCCAGGAGGCGTTCCACTTCGAGCCACCCTCGACCCGCGTTCTGGTTACGGCTGCGCAGTTGATCGTCTCCGGCGCAATGAAATTGGCGGCGGCGGATGCCTGCATTCTGGCGCCGCTGAGCACCGACGGTGCGATCAGCGACGGTTTGCGTGAAATCGCGGCGGCCTGCCTGGCCGGCGCGGATATCTAG